From Miscanthus floridulus cultivar M001 chromosome 15, ASM1932011v1, whole genome shotgun sequence, the proteins below share one genomic window:
- the LOC136506735 gene encoding putative disease resistance protein At5g47280 — translation MDRLLLDQLAGEALRELLHAVQGTLFCRSTAERLRRSVEPLLPLVQGLGPHAGQRSAGELGELAARVREALDLARRAAASPRWNVYRAAQLSRRMEAADRGIARWLERHAPAHVIGGVRRLRDEADARIGRLERRVEEIAAAAQPPAPPALSVPVAPPHKGVPMLMEAPLAKPAFAAVPMEVPPHKGMAVSMSVPIKAAPAKAGVMAMDMNLTEEHEDEGMVGAGVKVAKEKVKEMVMSGGGGWEVVGISGMGGSGKTTLAMEIFRDHKVRAYFNDRIFFETISQSANLETIKMKLWEQISGNIVLGAYNQIPEWQLKLGPRDRGPVLVILDDVWSFPQLEELIFKFPGCKTLVVSRFKFPTLVKQTYEMQLLDEAAALSVFCRAAFDQESVPQTADKKLVRQVSAECRGLPLALKVIGASLRDQPPKIWLSAKNRLSRGEAISDSHETKLLERMAASVECLSEKVRDCFLDLGCFPEDKKIPLDVLINIWMEIHDLDEPDAFAILVELSNKNLLTLVNDAQNKAGDLYSSYHDYSVTQHDVLRDLALHMSGRDPLNKRRRLVMPRREETLPRDWQRNKDTPFEAQIVSIHTGEMKESDWFQMSFPKAEVLILNFASSLYYLPPFIATMQNLKALVLINYGTSSAALDNLTAFTTLNGLRSLWLEKIRLPPLPKTTIPLKNLHKISLVLCELNSSLTGSTMDLSMTFPRLSNLTIDHCIDLKELPSSICEISSLETISISNCHDLTELPYELGKLHCLSILRVYACPALWRLPASVCSLKRLKYLDISQCINLTDLPEELGHLTSLEKIDMRECSRLRSLPRSSSSLKSLGHVVCDEETALLWREAEQVIPDLRVQVAEECYNLDWLAD, via the exons ATGGACCGGCTGCTGCTCGACCAGCTGGCCGGCGAGGCCCTGCGGGAGCTGCTGCACGCGGTGCAGGGCACCCTGTTCTGCCGCTCCACCGCCGAGCGCCTGCGCCGGAGCGTCGAGCCGCTGCTGCCGCTCGTCCAGGGCCTGGGTCCGCACGCCGGCCAGCGCTCGGCCGGGGAGCTCGGCGAGCTCGCGGCGCGGGTCCGGGAGGCGCTCGACCTggcccgccgcgccgccgcgtccCCGCGCTGGAACGTCTACCGCGCCGCGCAGCTGTCGCGCCGGATGGAGGCCGCCGACCGCGGCATCGCGCGCTGGCTCGAGCGCCACGCCCCCGCCCACGTCATCGGCGGCGTGCGCAGGCTCCGCGACGAGGCCGACGCCCGCATCGGCCGCCTCGAGCGCCGCGTCGAGGagatcgccgccgccgcgcagccgCCGGCGCCCCCCGCCCTCTCCGTCCCCGTCGCGCCGCCGCACAAGGGCGTGCCCATGCTGATGGAGGCGCCGCTCGCCAAGCCCGCCTTCGCCGCTGTGCCGATGGAGGTGCCGCCGCACAAGGGCATGGCTGTGTCTATGTCGGTGCCGATAAAGGCGGCGCCCGCCAAGGCCGGGGTCATGGCCATGGACATGAACCTCACCGAGGAACATGAAGACGAGGGGATGGTTGGCGCCGGCGTCAAGGTGGCCAAGGAAAAGGTGAAGGAGATGGTtatgagcggcggcggcggctgggaggTGGTCGGTATCTCCGGCATGGGCGGCAGCGGCAAGACCACGCTCGCCATGGAGATCTTCAGGGATCACAAGGTCCGAG CCTACTTCAATGATAGGATCTTCTTTGAGACGATCTCACAATCCGCAAATTTGGAGACCATCAAGATGAAGCTGTGGGAGCAGATCAGCGGCAACATCGTGCTTGGTGCATACAACCAGATCCCAGAATGGCAGCTCAAGTTAGGACCAAGGGACCGAGGACCTGTCCTTGTAATCCTTGATGATGTTTGGTCTTTCCCACAGCTTGAGGAGCTCATCTTCAAGTTCCCTGGGTGCAAGACTCTAGTTGTATCAAGATTCAAGTTCCCCACGTTGGTAAAGCAGACATATGAAATGCAGTTGCTAGATGAGGCAGCGGCTTTGTCTGTCTTCTGCCGTGCTGCTTTCGATCAGGAGTCTGTTCCGCAGACTGCTGACAAGAAATTGGTCAGGCAGGTCTCTGCAGAGTGCAGAGGTCTTCCTCTGGCTCTTAAAGTCATTGGTGCATCGTTGCGCGATCAGCCTCCTAAGATATGGCTCAGCGCCAAGAACCGGTTGTCTCGAGGAGAGGCTATTTCTGACTCCCATGAGACCAAGCTTCTAGAGAGAATGGCGGCAAGCGTTGAGTGCTTGTCAGAGAAGGTTAGAGATTGTTTCCTTGATCTGGGCTGCTTCCCAGAAGATAAGAAGATCCCCCTTGATGTCTTGATCAACATCTGGATGGAGATTCATGACCTTGATGAACCAGATGCTTTTGCCATCTTGGTTGAGCTTTCAAACAAGAACCTTCTTACCCTCGTCAATGATGCACA GAACAAGGCTGGAGATTTGTACAGTAGCTACCATGACTACTCGGTGACACAACATGATGTGTTGAGAGATCTTGCTCTTCACATGAGTGGGCGTGACCCTCTGAACAAGCGGAGGCGGTTGGTGATGCCAAGAAGGGAAGAAACACTTCCGAGGGATTGGCAGAGGAATAAGGATACTCCGTTTGAAGCTCAGATAGTTTCCATTCATACAG GTGAAATGAAAGAATCTGACTGGTTCCAGATGAGCTTCCCCAAGGCAGAAGTGCTGATCCTCAACTTCGCCTCGAGCTTGTACTACCTCCCACCGTTCATCGCGACGATGCAGAACCTGAAAGCCCTGGTGCTGATCAACTACGGCACCAGCAGTGCAGCCCTTGACAACCTAACGGCCTTCACCACGCTCAACGGCCTGAGGAGTCTCTGGCTGGAGAAGATCAGGCTCCCGCCGCTGCCAAAGACCACCATCCCGCTGAAGAACCTGCACAAGATCTCCCTCGTCCTCTGCGAGCTGAACAGCAGCCTAACAGGATCGACGATGGACCTGTCGATGACTTTTCCGCGCCTCTCCAACCTCACAATCGACCACTGCATAGACCTGAAGGAGCTGCCATCAAGTATCTGCGAGATCAGCTCGCTCGAGACCATCTCCATCTCGAACTGCCACGACCTCACCGAGCTTCCCTACGAGCTGGGCAAGCTGCACTGCCTGAGCATCCTCCGGGTGTACGCCTGCCCGGCGCTGTGGCGGCTCCCAGCGTCGGTGTGCAGCCTGAAGAGGCTGAAGTACCTCGACATATCGCAGTGCATCAACCTGACCGACCTCCCGGAGGAGCTCGGCCACCTGACGAGCCTGGAGAAGATCGACATGCGGGAGTGCTCGCGCCTGAGGAGCCTCCCGCGATCGTCGTCGTCGCTCAAGTCCCTCGGCCACGTCGTGTGCGACGAGGAGACGGCGTTGCTGTGGAGGGAGGCCGAGCAGGTCATCCCTGACCTCCGGGTGCAGGTGGCCGAAGAGTGCTACAACCTGGACTGGCTAGCGGACTGA